A portion of the Meriones unguiculatus strain TT.TT164.6M chromosome 11, Bangor_MerUng_6.1, whole genome shotgun sequence genome contains these proteins:
- the Rgs4 gene encoding LOW QUALITY PROTEIN: regulator of G-protein signaling 4 (The sequence of the model RefSeq protein was modified relative to this genomic sequence to represent the inferred CDS: inserted 2 bases in 1 codon; deleted 2 bases in 2 codons), which translates to MPALLLSAWSLCIPDASVRSPSPFPGAGEAERHRGAEPADLPSDWLPGRGWAIKETPPGLRARGSEDSDSFFAEQKRPCLKSNHHSSRCLSLLAANPTXLDKMCKGLAGLPASCLRSAKDMKHRLGFLLQKSDSCEHSSSHSKKDKVVTCQRVSQEEVKKWAESLENLINHECGLAAFKAFLKSEYSEENIDFWISCEEYKKIKSPSKLSPKAKKIYNEFISVQATKEVNLDSCTREETSRNMLEPTITCFDEAQKKIFNLMEKDSYRRFLKSRFYLDLTNPSSCGAEKQKGAKSSADCASLVPQCA; encoded by the exons ATGCCTGCTTTGCTTCTCTCAGCTTGGTCCCTTTGCATCCCGGATGCGTCAGTGCGTTCTCCTTCACCctttccaggggctggagaggctgAGCGCCACCGCGGAGCCGAGCCTGCAGACCTGCCATCTGATTGGCTGCCGGGC CGCGGCTGGGCTATAAAAGAGACCCCTCCAGGCTTGCGCGCCAGAGGCTCAGAGGATTCTGACAGCTTCTTTGCTGAGCAGAAGCGACCGTGCCTAAAA AGCAACCACCACTCCTCCCGCTGCCTTTCTCTCCTCGCTGCGAATCCCAC GTTAGACAAGATGTGCAAAGGACTTGCAGGCCTGCCGGCTTCCTGCCTGAGGAG TGCAAAGGATATGAAGCATCGGCTGGGGTTCCTGCTGCAGAAATCTGATTCCTGTGAACACAGTTCTTCACACAGCAAGAAGGACAAAGTAGTTACTTGCCAGAG GGTGAGCCAAGAAGAAGTCAAGAAATGGGCTGAATCACTGGAAAACCTGATTAACCATGAAT GTGGACTGGCGGCTTTCAAAGCTTTCCTGAAGTCAGAGTACAGTGAGGAGAACATTGACTTCTGGATCAGTTGTGAGGAGTACAAGAAAATCAAGTCGCCTTCTAAACTAAGTCCCAAGGCCAAGAAGATCTACAATGAGTTCATCTCAGTGCAAGCAACAAAAGAG GTGAACCTGGATTCTTGCACAAGGGAGGAGACAAGCCGGAACATGTTAGAACCCACCATCACCTGTTTTGATGAAGCCCAGAAGAAGATTTTCAACCTGATGGAAAAGGATTCATATCGCCGCTTCCTCAAGTCTCGATTCTATCTCGACCTGACCAATCCTTCCAGCTGCGGGGCAGAGAAGCAGAAGGGAGCCAAGAGTTCTGCAGACTGCGCTTCCCTGGTCCCTCAGTGTGCCTAA